A genomic region of Fusarium falciforme chromosome 4, complete sequence contains the following coding sequences:
- a CDS encoding Dolichol phosphate-mannose biosynthesis regulatory protein, protein MLDKIVGLAMLVAASVVFLYYTIWTLLMPFVDDDHVLQNFFPPRVWAIRIPVIIILLGGAVVGSFLGMVMIRSNKKKAAKAKAAAKKTN, encoded by the exons ATG TTGGACAAAATCGTCGGTCTCGCCATGCTCGTGGCCGCTTCTGTCGTCTTCCTTTACTACACCATCTGGACTCTGCTCATG CCCTTTGTCGATGACGATCATGTGCTTCAGAACTTCTTCCCTCCCCGCGTTTGGGCCATCCGCAtccccgtcatcatcattctTCTCGGCGGCGCCGTCGTGGGCTCTTTCCTCGGCATGGTCATGATCCGGAGCAACAAAAAGaaggccgccaaggccaaggctgccgccaagaagacgaACTAG
- a CDS encoding Pre-mRNA-splicing factor cwc22, which translates to MASAEVDIPRRERDRGDRSDKRDGDSYRPARAPRSPSPSRAREPVPVRTEEEKQAAAKAEYEKLLTMRSGGTYIPPARLRALQAQITDKTSKEYQRMAWEALKKSINGLINKVNTANIKHIVPELFGENLVRGRGLFCRSIMKAQAASLPFTPIYAAMAAIVNTKLPQVGELLIRRLVMQFRKGFKRNDKAVCLSSTTFLAHLINQQVQHEMLAGQILLLLLHKPTDDSVEIAVGFCREVGQYLEDMQPSISMAVFDQFRNILHEADIDKRTQYMIEVLFQVRKDKFKDNPAVKEELDLVEEEDQITHRVELEGEIDVQDGLNIFKFDSEWEEHEEAYKKLKAEILGEGSDDEDDDDDEYDSSSEEEEDEKTKAMEIKDQSNADLVNLRRTIYLTIMSSADPEEAVHKLMKINLPAGQEPELPSMIVECCSQEKTYTKFFGMIGERFAKINRLWCDLFEQAFAKYYETIHRYENNKLRNIAMLFGHMFASDALGWHCLSVIHLNEDETTSSSRIFIKILFQFIAEEMGMPKLRARMTDETLRPNLEGLFPQENPRNIRFSINYFTSIGMGALTEEMRTHLQNMPKPALPAPPAADSDSDSVSSYSSYTARRGQDPTQGLCLQEDVDVASLTLRAPLVEVGGILVRAAHDLRRLVVDVVEHAAIHTRLAAGHALLLHAKLVAEEILTPQKVGHPHRHLVTGEVDRVIHKIDPLLP; encoded by the exons ATGGCGTCCGCCGAGGTCGATATCCCCCGTCGCGAGCGCGACCGCGGCGACCGAAGCGACAAGCGCGATGGCGACTCGTACCGTCCTGCGAGGGCGCCGCGATCGCCATCCCCCTCACGAGCCCGCGAGCCGGTACCCGTGCGcacggaggaggagaagcaggctgCTGCAAAGGCCGAGTACGAGAAGCTGTTGACGATGCGATCCGGCGGTACCTACATTCCCCCCGCGAGACTGCGCGCGCTGCAGGCCCAGATCACGGACAAGACGAGCAAGGAGTACCAGCGCATGGCGTGGGAGGCGCTCAAGAAGAGTATCAATGGTTTGATCAACAAGGTCAACACGGCAAACATCAAGCACATCGTCCCCGAGCTGTTTGGCGAGAACCTGGTCCGCGGCCGAGGTCTGTTTTGCCGATCCATCATGAAGGCCCAGGCGGCCAGTTTGCCGTTTACGCCCATCTATGCCGCCATGGCTGCCATTGTCAACACGAAGCTGCCCCAGGTTGGTGAGCTGCTGATCCGCCGACTCGTCATGCAGTTCCGCAAGGGCTTCAAGCGCAACGACAAGGCCGTCTGCCTCTCCTCGACCACCTTCCTCGCCCACCTCATCAACCAACAGGTTCAACACGAGATGCTTGCTGGCCAGATCTTGCTTTTACTTCTTCACAAACCTACCGACGACAGTGTGGAGATCGCGGTTGGCTTCTGCCGTGAAGTTGGACAGTACCTGGAGGATATGCAACCATCTATTTCCATGGCCGTTTTCGACCAGTTCAGAAATATTTTGCACGAGGCCGATATCGACAAGCGAACGCAGTACATGATCGAGGTTCTGTTTCAGGTGCGCAAGGACAAATTCAAGGACAACCCTGCtgtcaaggaggagctggatttggttgaagaggaggatcaGATTACTCACAGGGTTGAATTGGAAGGCGAGATTGACGTGCAGGACGGACTCAACATCTTCAAGTTTGACTCAGAATGGGAGGAGCACGAAGAGGCgtacaagaagctcaaggccgagatctTGGGCGAAGgaagcgacgacgaggatgatgacgatgacgagtacGACAGTTCgtccgaggaagaggaggatgaaaaGACCAAGGCTATGGAGATCAAGGATCAGTCCAATGCCGACCTGGTCAACCTGCGCAGGACGATTTACCTCACCATTATGTCCAGCGCCGACCCCGAGGAAGCCGTTCACAAGCTCATGAAGATCAACCTTCCAGCAGGACAGGAGCCCGAGCTACCCTCAATGATCGTCGAGTGCTGCTCGCAAGAAAAGACGTACACCAAGTTCTTTGGAATGATTGGTGAGCGTTTCGCCAAGATCAACCGACTTTGGTGCGACTTGTTTGAGCAGGCTTTTGCCAAGTACTACGAGACCATCCACCGTTACGAGAACAACAAGCTCCGTAACATCGCCATGCTTTTTGGTCACATGTTTGCGTCAGACGCCCTTGGCTGGCACTGCCTGTCCGTCATCCACCTCAACGAGGACGAAACGACGTCGAGCAGCCGTATCTTTATCAAGATCCTGTTTCAGTTCATCGCGGAGGAGATGGGTATGCCCAAGCTCAGGGCACGTATGACGGACGAGACCTTGAGGCCCAACTTGGAAGGTCTCTTCCCCCAGGAAAACCCCCGCAACATCAGATTCTCCATCAACTACTTTACGAGTATTGGAATGGGTGCTCTCACCGAGGAGATGCGAACACACCTTCAGAACATGCCCAAGCCAGCTCTACCCGCTCCTCCTGCCGCCGACTCAGACTCGGATTCGGTTTCGAGTTACTCATCCTATACCG CTCGTCGCGGTCAAGATCCTACACAAGGTCTGTGTCTGCAAGAGGACGTGGACGTAGCCAGTCTTACTCTGCGAGCCCCcctcgtcgaggtcggcgGTATACTAGTGAGAGCCGCTCACGATCTCCGGCGCCTCGTGGTGGACGTGGTCGAGCACGCAGCAATTCATACTCGTCTCGCAGCCGGTCacgctctcctcctccacgccAAGCTCGTGGCCGAAGAGATTCTTACGCCTCAGAAGGTCGGTCACCCTCACCGCCACCTCGTGACAGGCGAAGTCGATCGCGTGATTCACAAGATCGATCCCCTTCTCCCGTGA